Proteins from a single region of Salinibacter grassmerensis:
- a CDS encoding sugar phosphate nucleotidyltransferase — MKLIVPMAGRGTRVRPHSHVTPKPLLKVRGRSIVERIVDTFSRVLPEPPDDGVFVLGPDFGNEIRDQLTALCDERGITPHFPVQEEALGTAHAVGCAGEHLQGEGVVVFADTLFGLSGEVTLGDADVVAFVREVDDPRRFGIAVRDGEQVTELIEKPDDPVSNEALIGIYYLRELADLKAGIDHVIETDMKGADGEYQLTDALDHRLQEGDVFTTAGVDAWMDCGTIPALLETTGRVLERESEDGHQGTVEDSVIHDPVYIGPGATVENAVVGPHVSIEEGATVSDSVVRDSIVFAGGAVENAVLADSVVGRHAAVDQQVQSINVGDHSQINVELRS, encoded by the coding sequence ATGAAGCTCATCGTTCCCATGGCGGGCCGGGGCACTCGCGTCCGCCCGCATTCGCACGTCACCCCCAAGCCGCTTCTCAAGGTGCGAGGGCGGAGCATCGTCGAGCGCATCGTCGATACCTTTTCCCGCGTCCTCCCGGAGCCTCCCGACGACGGCGTGTTCGTCCTGGGGCCCGACTTCGGCAACGAGATCCGCGACCAGCTCACGGCGCTCTGCGACGAGCGGGGCATCACGCCGCACTTTCCCGTGCAGGAGGAGGCCCTCGGCACGGCCCACGCCGTCGGCTGTGCGGGCGAGCACCTTCAGGGCGAAGGCGTCGTGGTGTTTGCGGACACGCTCTTCGGCCTATCGGGCGAGGTCACCCTCGGCGACGCCGACGTGGTGGCGTTCGTCCGCGAGGTGGACGACCCGCGCCGGTTCGGCATCGCCGTGCGCGATGGGGAGCAGGTCACCGAGCTCATTGAGAAGCCGGATGACCCGGTGTCCAACGAAGCCCTGATCGGGATCTACTACCTCCGCGAGCTGGCCGACCTAAAGGCCGGCATCGACCACGTCATCGAGACCGACATGAAGGGCGCCGACGGCGAGTACCAGCTTACCGACGCGCTGGACCACCGCCTGCAGGAGGGCGACGTGTTTACCACGGCGGGCGTGGACGCGTGGATGGACTGCGGCACGATTCCGGCCCTGCTGGAGACCACCGGGCGCGTCCTGGAGCGGGAGTCGGAGGACGGGCACCAGGGCACCGTCGAGGACAGTGTCATCCACGACCCGGTCTACATCGGCCCAGGCGCGACCGTCGAGAACGCGGTCGTGGGCCCGCACGTCTCGATCGAAGAGGGGGCGACCGTCTCCGACTCGGTGGTGCGGGACAGCATTGTCTTCGCCGGTGGCGCGGTCGAGAACGCGGTGCTTGCCGACTCGGTCGTGGGGCGCCACGCCGCAGTCGACCAGCAGGTCCAGAGCATCAACGTGGGCGACCACTCCCAGATCAACGTGGAGCTGCGCAGCTAG
- a CDS encoding endonuclease MutS2, with the protein METYPDSLDEKLGFDVVRDRLAARVQSPLGKERLASMQPARTMGWLRGELGRVEELQGAFQYGDSVPLSPMYDLRDALRRAAPEEAYVDPEDLMATRRTLVTLRRLKKHFEARREDYPRLADAVARATPLPDLEEHVASILDEDASIRDDASPELRRLRQQIRSKEKELRRTLDKALRHAVQEGHATGEQATLRGGRMVIPVRASAKGKVEGFVHDRSASGQTVYIEPAACLELNNELRELQSAEQDEIERILRQVTSHVRTESDAIEENLKVLAQFDLLRAKARFANRLDAVVPKLNDEGHVEIYEGRNPVLQLHFEGLDDETDGRAPGEEEALPPREVVPLDIELGADFRTLVITGPNAGGKTVTMKTVGLFSLMLAYGLPVPAAPHSSFPLFDQIVADIGDEQSIEDDLSTFSSHVSNLRHMLSAAGDNALVLIDEAGTGTDPDEGAALAQAVLERLTEAGARTIATTHHGTLKTYAHEAEAVENGSMEFDQETLRPTHRYQEGVPGSSYAFEIARRMGLSGDLLDRARGLAGTQKTEMENLITTFERRTQELEDELYDARKAREKAEAEQQRYEEKLEKLEKERDEFRQQALEEAERIVEEANARIENTIREIKEAQADSETTQEARQQLEDYKQSLQTRREEAEAEPDRAPAEANGTSSEASVGPINEGDQVVVDDGSTAVEVQEIEDGEALVVMGSMHMHVPLGRLTRVGGPEPEDEDTGGSTDMAALEASPSIDVRGQRVDEARRQVQHFLDDAVAANLDTVEILHGKGTGALRSALHEMLADRPDVADYRKAPIEEGGAGVTKVDL; encoded by the coding sequence ATGGAGACGTACCCTGACTCGCTGGATGAGAAGCTCGGCTTCGACGTCGTGCGCGACCGCCTGGCGGCCCGCGTGCAGAGCCCGTTGGGCAAGGAACGCCTTGCGTCCATGCAGCCGGCCCGGACGATGGGCTGGCTGCGGGGCGAACTCGGCCGGGTGGAGGAGCTGCAGGGCGCTTTTCAGTACGGCGACTCGGTGCCGCTGAGCCCGATGTACGACCTGCGGGATGCCCTCCGCCGGGCCGCCCCGGAGGAGGCTTACGTGGACCCGGAGGACCTGATGGCAACCCGACGGACTCTCGTCACGCTCCGCCGGCTGAAGAAGCACTTCGAGGCGCGGCGCGAGGACTACCCGCGGCTGGCCGACGCCGTGGCGCGGGCCACCCCGCTCCCGGACCTCGAGGAGCACGTCGCGTCCATCCTCGACGAGGACGCCTCCATCCGAGACGACGCGTCGCCGGAGCTGCGGCGCCTGCGCCAGCAGATTCGCTCGAAGGAGAAGGAGCTCCGCAGAACGCTCGACAAGGCCCTCCGCCATGCCGTCCAGGAGGGCCACGCTACCGGCGAGCAGGCCACGCTCCGCGGCGGGCGCATGGTGATCCCGGTCCGCGCCAGCGCGAAAGGAAAGGTGGAGGGCTTCGTGCACGACCGCTCCGCCAGCGGGCAGACCGTCTACATCGAGCCGGCGGCCTGCCTGGAGCTCAACAACGAGCTGCGCGAGCTCCAGAGCGCCGAACAGGACGAGATTGAGCGCATCCTGCGCCAGGTGACCAGTCACGTACGGACCGAGAGCGACGCGATCGAGGAGAATCTGAAGGTGCTGGCCCAGTTCGACCTGCTGCGGGCGAAGGCCCGCTTCGCCAACCGCCTGGACGCCGTGGTGCCCAAGCTCAACGACGAGGGCCACGTCGAGATCTACGAGGGCCGGAACCCGGTCCTGCAGCTGCACTTCGAAGGGCTTGACGACGAGACCGACGGGCGCGCTCCAGGGGAGGAGGAGGCCCTCCCGCCGCGGGAGGTGGTGCCGCTCGACATAGAACTTGGCGCCGACTTCCGCACGCTCGTCATCACCGGGCCCAACGCGGGGGGCAAGACGGTGACGATGAAGACCGTTGGCCTCTTCTCGCTGATGCTCGCCTACGGGCTGCCCGTCCCGGCGGCGCCCCACTCCTCGTTTCCGCTCTTCGACCAGATCGTGGCCGACATCGGGGACGAGCAGTCGATCGAGGACGACCTGTCGACCTTCAGCTCGCACGTTTCCAACCTCCGGCACATGCTCTCCGCGGCCGGGGACAACGCGCTCGTCCTGATCGACGAGGCGGGCACCGGCACGGACCCGGATGAGGGGGCGGCGCTGGCGCAGGCGGTGCTCGAGCGGCTCACGGAGGCGGGCGCCCGCACGATCGCGACCACCCACCACGGGACGCTCAAGACGTACGCCCACGAGGCGGAGGCCGTGGAGAACGGGTCGATGGAGTTTGACCAGGAGACCCTGCGCCCCACCCACCGCTACCAGGAGGGCGTGCCCGGGTCGTCCTACGCCTTCGAGATTGCCCGGCGTATGGGCCTGTCGGGCGACCTGTTGGACCGGGCCCGCGGCCTGGCCGGGACCCAAAAGACGGAGATGGAGAACCTCATCACCACCTTCGAGCGGCGCACGCAGGAGCTGGAGGATGAGCTCTACGACGCCCGCAAGGCCCGCGAGAAGGCCGAGGCGGAGCAGCAGCGGTACGAAGAGAAGCTGGAGAAGCTAGAAAAGGAGCGCGACGAGTTTCGCCAGCAGGCCCTGGAGGAGGCCGAGCGCATCGTGGAGGAGGCCAATGCCCGCATCGAGAACACGATCCGCGAGATCAAGGAGGCCCAGGCCGACTCGGAGACCACCCAGGAGGCCCGGCAACAGCTTGAGGACTACAAGCAGAGTCTCCAGACGCGGCGCGAAGAGGCCGAGGCGGAGCCGGATCGGGCGCCCGCCGAGGCGAACGGGACCTCCTCCGAGGCCTCCGTCGGCCCCATCAACGAGGGCGATCAGGTGGTGGTGGACGACGGCTCGACCGCCGTGGAGGTGCAGGAAATCGAGGACGGGGAGGCGCTCGTCGTGATGGGCTCGATGCACATGCACGTGCCGCTCGGCCGCCTGACCCGCGTCGGCGGGCCGGAGCCCGAGGACGAAGACACGGGCGGGAGCACCGACATGGCGGCGCTGGAGGCGAGCCCTTCGATCGACGTGCGGGGCCAGCGGGTGGACGAGGCCCGGCGGCAGGTGCAGCACTTCCTCGACGACGCCGTGGCGGCCAACCTCGACACGGTTGAGATCCTCCACGGGAAGGGCACCGGGGCCCTCCGTTCCGCCCTCCACGAGATGCTTGCCGACCGGCCCGATGTGGCGGACTACCGCAAGGCCCCCATCGAGGAGGGCGGAGCGGGCGTGACGAAGGTGGACCTCTGA
- a CDS encoding 2-hydroxyacid dehydrogenase, translating into MAHIVSTRPLIDGGLSGVRGEHTLTVCDPPDGSTRSIDDLVALTDGADVLLSVLADPITEALFEARPGLQMVSQYAVGVDNIDLEAAAAHDVAVTHTPGVLTDATADQAWALLLAAARHVPAADRYVRDGRFERWETTLLMGTELSGKTIGIVGMGRIGTAVARRALGFGMEVVYHNRTRANPTVERQVNARYVELGELLETSDVVSLHCPHNDESHHLLDAAAFAKMKASALLVNTARGPVVDEEALVDALADGEIAGAGVDVFEDEPDVHPGLVEQDRAVLAPHLGSATTDTRMQMAQMCVDSITAFLEGAESVPHRLV; encoded by the coding sequence ATGGCCCATATCGTTTCGACGCGTCCTCTCATCGACGGGGGGCTCTCCGGGGTGCGAGGCGAGCACACCCTCACGGTTTGCGACCCGCCCGACGGCAGCACGCGCTCCATTGACGACCTCGTCGCCCTGACCGACGGGGCCGATGTGCTGCTGTCCGTGCTCGCCGACCCGATCACGGAGGCGCTGTTCGAGGCCCGCCCGGGGCTGCAGATGGTGTCGCAGTACGCCGTCGGGGTCGACAACATCGACCTGGAGGCGGCGGCGGCCCACGACGTGGCCGTTACCCACACGCCCGGCGTGCTGACCGACGCGACCGCAGACCAGGCGTGGGCCCTGCTGCTGGCCGCTGCCCGGCACGTGCCGGCGGCCGACCGGTACGTGCGCGACGGCCGCTTCGAGCGCTGGGAGACGACCCTCTTGATGGGCACGGAGCTGTCCGGCAAGACCATCGGCATCGTCGGCATGGGGCGGATCGGAACGGCGGTGGCGCGGCGCGCCCTCGGCTTCGGCATGGAGGTGGTCTACCACAACCGAACGCGGGCCAACCCGACCGTGGAGCGCCAGGTAAACGCCCGGTACGTAGAGCTGGGCGAGCTGCTGGAGACGAGCGACGTCGTTTCGCTGCACTGCCCGCACAACGACGAGAGCCATCACCTTCTCGACGCGGCGGCCTTCGCGAAAATGAAGGCGTCGGCCCTGCTGGTGAACACCGCCCGCGGCCCCGTCGTCGACGAGGAGGCGCTGGTCGATGCGCTCGCGGATGGCGAGATTGCCGGGGCGGGGGTCGATGTGTTCGAGGACGAGCCGGACGTGCACCCGGGATTGGTGGAGCAGGACCGGGCGGTCCTGGCGCCCCACTTGGGCAGTGCCACCACCGACACCCGCATGCAGATGGCCCAGATGTGCGTGGACTCCATCACGGCGTTTCTAGAGGGGGCCGAGAGCGTGCCGCATCGCCTCGTGTAG
- a CDS encoding DUF4783 domain-containing protein yields MSVPKSLMVLLVVGIGGAPSVVQGQAADSIASVPDSTTEDTPAVARRVATAFAEGDARRLLTPSADRVEISLFGNRTFYSDSQAVYVLREFFRRHPSGRFAMGDVMAAGTSFFVRGEYEEARMARRHHVYVRLDQPQGEDLWNLHEVRIEHAE; encoded by the coding sequence ATGTCCGTCCCAAAATCGTTGATGGTGCTCCTGGTAGTTGGAATTGGAGGGGCCCCATCCGTCGTTCAGGGACAGGCGGCAGACTCGATTGCGTCGGTCCCGGACTCGACGACCGAAGACACGCCCGCGGTGGCACGGCGGGTGGCAACCGCGTTCGCGGAGGGGGATGCCCGTCGGCTCCTCACGCCGTCGGCCGATCGGGTCGAGATCAGTCTCTTCGGCAACCGCACGTTCTATAGCGACTCGCAGGCCGTGTACGTGCTGCGGGAGTTCTTTCGGCGCCATCCCTCCGGCCGCTTTGCGATGGGGGACGTGATGGCAGCCGGGACGAGCTTCTTCGTTCGGGGGGAGTACGAGGAGGCCCGCATGGCCCGCCGGCATCACGTCTATGTTCGGCTCGACCAGCCACAGGGCGAAGACCTGTGGAACCTGCACGAGGTTCGGATCGAACATGCTGAGTGA